A single genomic interval of Methanorbis rubei harbors:
- a CDS encoding prefoldin subunit beta — MANPQAGIPPQIQQQLAMFQQIQQQLQQVSSQKMQYEMTLRETKRALEELGAVADDAVVFSSAGSILIQKSKAAVITELEEKTDSMELRIGSLDKQEKTMAAKASQLQKQIQEAVAGQGNVPTAQ; from the coding sequence ATGGCAAATCCACAGGCGGGCATCCCCCCGCAGATTCAACAGCAGCTGGCGATGTTTCAGCAGATTCAGCAGCAGCTGCAGCAGGTGTCTTCCCAGAAGATGCAGTATGAAATGACGCTTCGCGAGACCAAACGTGCGTTAGAGGAGCTCGGCGCGGTTGCAGATGATGCAGTGGTGTTTTCGAGCGCCGGTTCGATTCTTATTCAGAAGAGTAAGGCTGCGGTGATCACTGAACTTGAGGAGAAGACTGATTCGATGGAGCTTCGTATCGGTTCTCTTGACAAGCAGGAGAAGACGATGGCTGCTAAGGCAAGCCAGCTGCAGAAGCAGATTCAGGAGGCAGTTGCCGGTCAGGGCAATGTGCCGACTGCACAATAA
- a CDS encoding KEOPS complex subunit Pcc1: MTATHAAEFRFECSYADKLYAVLLPEAGSDPGDKSRVSLMHDDSSVTVHVEAEDVSSLRASLNMWLRLVNVCKEIQEL; encoded by the coding sequence GTGACGGCGACGCACGCAGCTGAGTTCCGGTTTGAGTGTTCGTACGCAGACAAGCTGTATGCGGTACTTCTTCCGGAGGCAGGTTCGGATCCTGGCGATAAGTCCCGGGTGAGTCTCATGCATGATGACTCTTCCGTAACTGTTCATGTGGAGGCCGAGGATGTTTCATCCCTTCGAGCTTCTCTGAATATGTGGCTGCGTCTGGTAAATGTGTGCAAAGAAATACAGGAGTTGTAA
- a CDS encoding DNA-directed RNA polymerase subunit P codes for MVSYKCARCKQTVEIDANVRCPYCGHRILFKARGAGMKVLKAR; via the coding sequence ATGGTCAGTTATAAGTGCGCCCGCTGTAAACAAACAGTTGAGATTGACGCAAATGTCCGTTGTCCCTACTGCGGACACCGCATTCTCTTTAAGGCGCGCGGTGCCGGAATGAAAGTACTGAAAGCCCGATGA
- a CDS encoding 50S ribosomal protein L37ae: MASKSKKTAKGRVTGSAGRFGPRYGRFTRKMVNESEKVSRAKHLCPMCDTVAVKRVGTGIWECKKCGYKYAGGAYVPQTPALKVVLRSIDTKGV; this comes from the coding sequence ATGGCATCCAAGAGCAAGAAAACAGCAAAGGGACGCGTCACCGGCAGTGCCGGACGTTTTGGCCCGAGATACGGTCGTTTCACCCGTAAGATGGTAAATGAGAGCGAAAAGGTTTCCCGCGCAAAGCACCTGTGTCCGATGTGCGACACTGTTGCAGTAAAGCGTGTCGGTACCGGTATCTGGGAATGCAAGAAGTGCGGCTACAAGTATGCCGGCGGTGCATATGTTCCGCAGACTCCGGCCTTAAAGGTCGTTCTTCGTTCCATTGATACCAAGGGAGTATAA
- a CDS encoding ribosome assembly factor SBDS, which produces MISLDDAVVARLETHGLKFEILVDPELADKMRHGDESIAIEDVVAALYVYENASHGDKSPEEDLQKAFKTIDFEQNARHIILKGEIHLTTEQRRHLMEEKRRRVISFIARNAVNPQTGLPHPVTRLEIALEEVRVNFDPFKSVDELVKETVKALRPILPIRFEERRIAAKFPMDYAARAYSAVSGAAYVTMEKNEWQSDGSWICVVKIPAGMQEEFFSLANHAAKGDAQLKILE; this is translated from the coding sequence ATGATCTCGCTTGATGATGCGGTGGTGGCGCGGCTTGAGACGCATGGTCTGAAGTTTGAGATTCTGGTGGATCCTGAGCTTGCGGATAAGATGCGTCATGGTGATGAGTCTATCGCCATTGAGGATGTGGTTGCAGCACTGTATGTGTATGAGAATGCTTCCCACGGTGACAAGTCTCCTGAAGAGGATTTGCAAAAAGCGTTCAAGACGATTGACTTTGAGCAGAACGCAAGACACATCATTCTCAAAGGAGAGATCCACCTTACCACCGAGCAGCGCCGCCATTTAATGGAAGAGAAACGCCGCCGTGTTATCAGTTTCATCGCGCGAAATGCAGTGAATCCCCAGACCGGTCTTCCGCATCCGGTGACAAGGCTTGAGATCGCACTTGAAGAAGTACGGGTGAACTTTGATCCGTTCAAGTCGGTGGACGAGCTGGTGAAGGAGACCGTAAAGGCTCTCCGGCCGATTCTTCCCATCAGATTTGAGGAGCGAAGGATTGCGGCAAAGTTCCCGATGGACTATGCTGCCCGTGCCTATAGTGCGGTCTCCGGCGCTGCGTATGTTACGATGGAGAAGAACGAGTGGCAGAGCGACGGATCATGGATCTGTGTGGTCAAAATCCCGGCCGGCATGCAGGAAGAGTTTTTCAGCCTGGCAAATCATGCGGCCAAGGGTGATGCCCAGCTCAAGATTTTAGAATAA
- the psmA gene encoding archaeal proteasome endopeptidase complex subunit alpha, giving the protein MQPQQYQMGGYDRAITMFSPDGRLYQVEYAREAVKRGTTAVGIKCKTGVVLLVDKRVSSRLLEPSSIEKIFRVDEHIGVASSGLVGDARALVDRARIEAQINRVSYGEPVDVETLAKKLCDHMQTYTLFGGARPYGTALLIAGVETDESGTRYRLFETDPSGTLLEYTATGIGIGRPAVMKLFEAEYKDNISVEEAIDLGLKALHTATEGKFDVNTVEIGIAGSYSAKKKAAKKVEAPNGHETSLLPFRKLNADEVKVAVAKFAKTQTSAPVQDKDPDV; this is encoded by the coding sequence ATGCAGCCACAACAATATCAGATGGGAGGATACGATCGTGCCATTACGATGTTCTCTCCCGACGGGCGCTTATATCAGGTTGAATATGCCCGCGAGGCAGTAAAGCGCGGCACAACTGCTGTCGGCATCAAATGCAAGACAGGTGTAGTGCTTCTGGTTGACAAACGTGTCAGCTCCCGCCTCTTGGAACCCTCGTCGATTGAGAAGATCTTCAGAGTTGATGAGCACATCGGTGTTGCTTCCTCAGGTCTTGTCGGTGACGCCCGTGCACTGGTTGACCGCGCCAGAATTGAGGCTCAGATCAACCGTGTCAGCTACGGCGAGCCGGTTGATGTGGAGACGCTTGCAAAGAAGCTCTGCGATCACATGCAGACGTACACGCTGTTTGGCGGAGCACGTCCGTATGGAACCGCACTGCTGATTGCAGGTGTGGAGACTGATGAGTCCGGTACCCGTTACCGTCTCTTCGAGACTGATCCGTCAGGAACTCTCCTTGAGTACACTGCGACCGGTATTGGTATTGGAAGACCTGCGGTGATGAAGCTCTTTGAAGCAGAGTATAAGGATAATATCTCAGTTGAGGAGGCAATCGATCTTGGTCTGAAGGCGCTTCACACCGCAACCGAGGGCAAGTTCGATGTCAACACGGTTGAGATCGGTATTGCAGGCTCCTACTCTGCAAAGAAGAAGGCCGCAAAGAAGGTCGAGGCTCCGAACGGACACGAGACTTCTCTTCTGCCGTTTAGAAAACTGAACGCTGATGAGGTCAAGGTTGCGGTTGCAAAGTTTGCAAAGACGCAAACCAGTGCTCCGGTGCAGGACAAAGACCCGGACGTGTGA
- a CDS encoding Rpp14/Pop5 family protein encodes MRPLPPTLRENRRYVLVKIAGEFTAPLTQKEIYFTISEAVTSLFGDVGSAAIHVAVIWSEEEHAIVRCSRGSEQKVIAALAVITKVSGALAVFHSVAVSGTVHGAKKHLHPTTWDDEVIPGYRCSGKKVDSLTGSNTQRYLTRDDIIKE; translated from the coding sequence ATGAGGCCGCTTCCGCCAACCCTTCGGGAGAACCGGAGATATGTTCTGGTGAAAATTGCCGGGGAGTTTACCGCTCCCCTTACGCAGAAAGAGATCTACTTCACGATCTCTGAAGCGGTCACCTCGCTCTTCGGAGACGTCGGCTCTGCCGCGATTCATGTTGCAGTCATCTGGTCTGAAGAAGAGCACGCGATTGTCCGGTGCAGCAGAGGCTCAGAGCAGAAGGTAATTGCAGCCCTCGCTGTTATTACCAAAGTGTCAGGGGCTCTCGCGGTGTTTCACAGCGTTGCGGTGTCAGGCACTGTTCATGGTGCGAAAAAACATCTGCATCCAACAACATGGGACGACGAGGTCATCCCCGGCTATCGATGCTCAGGCAAGAAGGTTGATAGTCTCACAGGTAGTAATACGCAGAGATATCTCACACGAGATGATATAATTAAGGAGTAA
- a CDS encoding RNase P subunit p30 family protein encodes MITDACVFANQDQAATVRRLLLTGKSCGLSRMVICGTAIDVPDSYAGVEVLRGRVVGKQTGKNFLDTMKKIPKGVVVMVYVGENSFNRTAITTKGVHLLTGIADLPKGGFDHIVAKMAADHSTGVVIDLSRIIDAKGRRTALSRYAEILLLHRKFRFPLVIASGAESIFGIRNVEETLGLCSLFGMTRAETYAALNGLDAVLSPPRPMRIVEDA; translated from the coding sequence ATGATTACCGACGCCTGTGTATTCGCAAACCAGGACCAAGCCGCAACAGTCCGGCGCCTTCTTCTTACCGGTAAATCCTGCGGTCTCTCCCGCATGGTTATCTGCGGCACCGCAATAGACGTCCCCGACTCTTATGCAGGAGTAGAAGTTCTCCGCGGCAGGGTTGTTGGCAAACAAACCGGCAAAAATTTTCTTGACACCATGAAAAAAATACCAAAAGGTGTTGTTGTAATGGTGTATGTCGGAGAGAACAGCTTCAACCGGACCGCCATCACCACAAAAGGTGTTCATCTGCTGACCGGCATCGCCGATCTCCCGAAAGGCGGGTTCGATCACATTGTTGCAAAAATGGCGGCTGATCACTCCACCGGCGTGGTGATCGATCTCTCCCGCATCATCGATGCGAAAGGCAGGCGGACAGCTCTTTCGCGGTATGCAGAAATTCTTCTGCTGCACCGAAAGTTCCGCTTCCCTCTGGTGATTGCAAGCGGGGCTGAGAGTATCTTCGGCATCAGAAATGTGGAAGAGACTCTTGGGCTCTGTTCGCTGTTCGGCATGACGCGTGCTGAGACATATGCGGCACTGAATGGTCTTGACGCTGTACTCAGCCCGCCCCGACCGATGCGAATCGTGGAGGATGCATGA
- a CDS encoding 50S ribosomal protein L15e yields MSKSMYGYVRDAWKRPADSGVKKLLWERMQVWRRQGAVVRLERPTRIDRARTLGYKAKQGIIVVRASIRRGGRRKSRYIRGRRTNRMGMRKATPGKNLQSIAEERAADRYPNMEVLNSYWVGQDGKSMYFEVILVDRCSPSVLADKNLAWVANTRGRVYRGKTSAGRKGRGQHNRGTGTEKCRPSIRSHKNQGK; encoded by the coding sequence ATGTCCAAATCAATGTATGGATACGTTCGGGATGCGTGGAAGAGACCCGCAGACTCCGGTGTAAAGAAACTCCTCTGGGAGAGAATGCAGGTATGGCGCCGTCAGGGCGCAGTCGTCCGCCTTGAGCGCCCGACCCGTATCGACAGAGCCCGCACACTCGGCTACAAAGCCAAGCAGGGTATCATTGTTGTTCGTGCATCCATCCGCCGTGGTGGCCGCAGAAAGTCCCGGTACATCCGCGGACGCAGAACCAACCGTATGGGAATGCGCAAGGCAACGCCTGGAAAGAACCTGCAGAGCATCGCAGAAGAGCGTGCAGCAGACCGCTACCCGAACATGGAAGTTTTAAACTCCTACTGGGTTGGACAGGACGGAAAGAGCATGTACTTCGAGGTTATCCTTGTTGACCGCTGCAGCCCGTCTGTTCTTGCTGACAAGAACCTTGCATGGGTTGCAAACACCCGTGGACGTGTCTACCGCGGAAAGACCTCCGCAGGCAGAAAGGGACGTGGACAGCACAACCGTGGAACCGGTACCGAAAAGTGCCGCCCGAGCATCCGCTCCCACAAGAACCAGGGTAAATAA
- the moaC gene encoding cyclic pyranopterin monophosphate synthase MoaC, producing MPTFTHLNEKNEVHMVDVTPKPDVAREATASGRIYLRPETLKAIAEGTVVKGNVLATAQVAGTMAVKQTWAIIPMCHPIPVGAVTVAFDQTAEYIEATCRVKTFGKTGIEMEALTGVSVALLTVWDMVKSAEKDEAGQYPMTRIEGIHVVEKIKAAA from the coding sequence ATGCCTACATTCACACATTTAAACGAAAAGAACGAAGTCCATATGGTTGACGTCACCCCAAAGCCTGACGTTGCCCGCGAGGCAACCGCCAGTGGGAGAATTTATCTCAGGCCAGAGACGCTGAAGGCAATAGCCGAAGGAACGGTTGTGAAAGGCAATGTTCTTGCAACAGCGCAGGTGGCAGGCACCATGGCTGTGAAGCAGACTTGGGCAATCATTCCCATGTGCCACCCGATCCCGGTCGGTGCGGTGACGGTTGCGTTTGATCAGACCGCCGAGTACATTGAGGCGACGTGCCGCGTCAAGACGTTCGGTAAGACCGGCATTGAGATGGAAGCACTGACCGGTGTGTCGGTTGCCCTTCTTACCGTCTGGGACATGGTGAAGTCTGCGGAAAAGGACGAGGCGGGCCAGTACCCGATGACAAGGATTGAAGGAATCCATGTCGTGGAAAAGATCAAAGCCGCTGCTTGA
- a CDS encoding NAD(P)H-hydrate dehydratase, whose amino-acid sequence MRELLSFGLSGVVSADTMRVVDKNADGCGVSAMQRMESAGVALASAVRKENPCRVTILCGPGNNGGDGLCAARYLSADIDVIVYCCGEPKTAEARAQYAALAGCPVTIFSEPSPEIFSADVIVDALLGTGARLPLREPYAGLVSLMNASSARVIACDMPTPGARADRVVTFHLAKTVGAEVYGIGIPLAAEIFCGEGDLLLIPEKSAVSHKGSGGTVLVVGGGPYQGAPFLAGVAALRAGADIVRVASPSDGFMPDIIHERLSGNHVSEKHREHLVSLAEKSDAVICGPGLGVAPDSLSICFDVVEAARNAVVDADLIRNPLPHAREGTIYTPHAGEFARITGEAVPSGLFERGHAVRAAAAAANATIILKGSIDTISDGTRVRFNKTGAPGMTTGGTGDVLAGCTGGLLARMNPFEAACAAVYATGLAGGIADDEAGDGLLATDLLRHLAHTLYREE is encoded by the coding sequence ATGCGGGAACTGCTTTCATTTGGTCTTTCAGGCGTTGTTTCGGCTGATACCATGCGGGTCGTTGATAAGAATGCGGACGGCTGCGGTGTTTCAGCGATGCAGAGAATGGAGAGCGCAGGCGTCGCTCTTGCGTCCGCAGTTCGGAAGGAAAATCCATGTCGCGTGACGATTCTCTGCGGTCCCGGGAACAACGGCGGTGACGGGCTGTGCGCCGCACGCTATCTTTCCGCTGACATAGACGTCATAGTATACTGCTGTGGTGAACCGAAGACTGCCGAGGCACGTGCCCAGTATGCGGCACTCGCTGGCTGTCCGGTGACGATATTCTCCGAGCCGTCACCAGAGATTTTTTCTGCCGACGTAATTGTGGACGCTCTGTTGGGAACAGGCGCACGTCTGCCGCTTCGTGAACCGTACGCCGGTTTGGTCTCTCTCATGAATGCATCAAGTGCTCGGGTCATTGCCTGCGATATGCCGACGCCCGGTGCCCGGGCAGACCGCGTTGTCACATTTCATCTCGCAAAGACCGTGGGTGCCGAGGTGTACGGGATCGGTATTCCTCTTGCGGCAGAAATTTTCTGCGGCGAGGGTGATCTTCTTCTGATTCCTGAGAAATCTGCGGTTTCTCACAAAGGTTCGGGCGGCACCGTGCTGGTGGTGGGCGGCGGCCCCTATCAGGGAGCACCGTTCCTTGCGGGAGTCGCAGCACTTCGTGCCGGCGCAGACATCGTCCGTGTTGCATCGCCCTCAGACGGGTTTATGCCTGACATTATTCATGAACGCCTGTCTGGGAACCATGTTTCTGAGAAACACCGCGAACATCTGGTGTCCCTCGCAGAAAAATCCGACGCAGTTATCTGTGGTCCGGGCCTCGGCGTTGCACCGGACAGCCTCTCCATCTGCTTTGATGTAGTGGAGGCTGCGCGAAACGCTGTTGTAGACGCGGATCTGATCAGAAACCCTCTGCCGCATGCAAGAGAAGGAACTATCTATACGCCGCACGCGGGAGAGTTTGCCCGTATCACGGGTGAGGCGGTTCCCTCCGGGCTTTTTGAGCGAGGGCATGCGGTTCGTGCGGCGGCAGCTGCTGCAAACGCGACGATCATTCTCAAAGGTTCCATTGACACGATCTCCGACGGCACGCGTGTTAGGTTCAACAAAACCGGCGCACCAGGCATGACCACCGGCGGAACCGGCGACGTTCTTGCCGGTTGCACGGGTGGTCTTCTTGCCCGCATGAATCCGTTTGAGGCTGCATGCGCTGCTGTCTATGCGACCGGCCTTGCCGGAGGCATCGCTGATGATGAGGCCGGAGACGGCCTTCTTGCAACCGATCTTCTAAGGCATCTGGCGCATACATTATACAGAGAGGAGTGA
- a CDS encoding DHH family phosphoesterase, with the protein MGFIEDISAAAEIIRNTHAVTLISHIDADGITSEAIAAQAVARLGIPVTPVFVRQLEPLTMRHVPDDDTLKVFTDLGAGQQNLMEEAGMKADDVLILDHHINQPAPNGTIYPQVNAQFYGPEYAKCSAAGVAYMLARKLDPDNADLAELAVVGNVGDMMARETCGLTGIARWIAEDGAQTGRVRIAKGINCYGLSTRPLHLCLANSDDPILPGLSGDPKAAADLLMRLGIYQKSSDQRVWESLEAEEAKILASVIAEQMIANGESTERLFAELYFFPHETELSPLRNASEYATMLNACGRWAKPKIGEAVCFGDRGTQYREAEHMLRHHRTIIRELCEHILSTGVADAGHLQWIHTRDTYPDTIVGIGAGMALSKLDPSKPIMVLCYVSDEPDLVKISMRTYEKVLRRGVDLQAALVAAAAEFDGAGGGHNIAAGAYIPKGCEDDFIRRVNELIAGQFATGAPHR; encoded by the coding sequence ATGGGTTTCATCGAGGACATCAGTGCCGCAGCCGAGATCATTAGAAATACGCACGCAGTGACGCTTATCTCGCACATCGACGCAGACGGCATCACCAGCGAAGCAATTGCCGCACAGGCAGTTGCGCGGCTCGGTATTCCCGTGACACCCGTTTTCGTCCGCCAGCTTGAACCGTTGACCATGCGGCATGTGCCAGATGACGACACCCTCAAAGTCTTCACCGATCTCGGTGCCGGCCAGCAGAACCTCATGGAAGAGGCAGGAATGAAAGCTGATGATGTGCTGATCCTTGATCACCACATCAATCAGCCTGCCCCAAACGGCACGATCTATCCACAGGTCAATGCACAGTTTTACGGACCTGAGTATGCGAAGTGTTCTGCAGCAGGCGTCGCCTACATGCTTGCACGAAAACTTGACCCAGACAACGCCGATCTTGCAGAGCTCGCCGTCGTCGGCAACGTAGGCGACATGATGGCGCGGGAAACCTGCGGCCTGACCGGCATTGCGCGATGGATCGCGGAAGATGGAGCACAGACCGGGCGCGTAAGAATTGCCAAAGGCATCAACTGCTACGGCCTCTCAACGCGCCCTCTCCACCTCTGCCTCGCCAACAGCGATGACCCGATTCTTCCAGGACTCTCAGGAGACCCGAAAGCCGCAGCAGATCTTCTGATGCGGCTTGGCATCTATCAGAAGTCCTCAGACCAGCGTGTCTGGGAATCTCTGGAAGCAGAGGAAGCAAAGATTCTTGCAAGCGTCATTGCCGAACAGATGATCGCCAACGGCGAGTCAACCGAACGACTGTTTGCCGAGCTCTACTTCTTCCCGCACGAGACCGAACTCTCGCCTCTGCGTAATGCCTCAGAGTATGCAACCATGCTCAACGCCTGCGGTAGATGGGCAAAACCGAAGATCGGCGAAGCAGTCTGCTTCGGCGACCGGGGAACCCAGTACCGCGAGGCAGAGCACATGCTCAGACATCACCGCACGATCATCCGCGAACTCTGCGAGCACATTCTGTCTACGGGCGTCGCAGACGCAGGACACCTGCAGTGGATTCACACGAGGGATACATACCCTGACACGATCGTCGGCATCGGAGCAGGCATGGCGCTGTCCAAACTGGACCCGTCGAAACCGATTATGGTGCTGTGCTATGTCTCTGACGAGCCTGACCTCGTCAAAATTTCGATGAGAACCTATGAAAAAGTACTCCGCCGCGGCGTTGACCTGCAGGCAGCACTGGTTGCGGCAGCCGCAGAATTTGACGGTGCGGGCGGAGGACATAATATTGCTGCGGGGGCATATATCCCGAAAGGTTGTGAAGATGATTTCATCAGAAGAGTTAACGAGCTTATTGCCGGCCAGTTTGCAACGGGTGCGCCGCATCGCTGA
- a CDS encoding PUA domain-containing protein produces MRRIADFQFGRGAGDAMFPDDTTFAYSNTKRIRYANSGKTRLITVRAGDGRLTLGYPAAERLHAFLAAPKNRVVVMSDAVPFILDGKNAMAKHVVSSDPEIMAEDEVLVVDENDNLLATGMAMLSGTEMIGFSYGTAVKVRQGKNRQ; encoded by the coding sequence GTGCGCCGCATCGCTGATTTCCAGTTCGGCAGGGGAGCAGGAGACGCGATGTTTCCTGACGACACCACGTTTGCCTATTCAAACACGAAACGCATCAGGTACGCGAACTCAGGCAAGACGAGGTTAATAACGGTCCGCGCAGGAGACGGCAGACTGACGCTCGGGTATCCTGCGGCAGAACGTCTACATGCATTCCTTGCCGCACCGAAAAACCGTGTTGTGGTGATGAGCGATGCGGTGCCGTTCATTCTTGACGGCAAAAATGCGATGGCAAAGCATGTGGTTTCAAGCGACCCTGAGATCATGGCCGAGGATGAGGTGCTTGTGGTTGACGAGAATGATAATCTGCTTGCAACCGGCATGGCAATGCTTTCGGGTACTGAGATGATCGGATTTTCCTACGGAACTGCAGTCAAGGTTCGTCAGGGGAAGAACCGTCAGTGA
- a CDS encoding nascent polypeptide-associated complex protein produces the protein MMPGVNPKQMKAAMKKMGMKMDEIENVEKVVVYTPSGNYVFEPAEVVGITMQGQTSYQLTGTPRFEPAKVEIPESDVELVSSQTQVSPETARAALESCNGDIAEAILKLTAVE, from the coding sequence ATGATGCCAGGTGTTAATCCCAAACAGATGAAGGCCGCGATGAAGAAGATGGGTATGAAGATGGACGAGATCGAGAATGTAGAGAAAGTTGTTGTCTACACTCCTTCGGGAAACTATGTCTTTGAGCCGGCCGAGGTTGTCGGTATTACGATGCAGGGCCAGACTTCGTACCAGCTGACCGGTACTCCGCGGTTTGAACCGGCGAAGGTGGAGATCCCTGAGTCTGATGTGGAGCTTGTTTCGTCCCAGACGCAGGTGTCGCCGGAGACTGCACGCGCAGCACTTGAATCATGCAACGGCGATATTGCCGAGGCAATTCTGAAACTTACGGCAGTAGAATGA
- a CDS encoding methyltransferase domain-containing protein: MIGPNRVIVRGHGREYYVRAGEGKLSTDLGMIDLAAVAELESGDTILTHLEKPFTVLVPRPTDFFSHGKRTGAPMMPKDIGMVIAYTGMSARDRVLDAGTGSGIATIFFGGVAKSVVTCEAREEFSRIAEGNIRDAGLTNVECRACDVLAVTDGPFDVVHLDMMIEPQHVEHAHGLLRTGGYFATYTPFLEQTFCVMDTARRLFGEECVQTFECMERELTRSARGTRPSTKVSHTGYLTIARKI, from the coding sequence ATGATCGGACCAAACCGGGTGATTGTCCGCGGTCATGGCCGCGAGTATTATGTGCGGGCCGGAGAGGGGAAACTTTCGACGGATCTCGGGATGATTGATCTCGCGGCGGTGGCTGAACTTGAGAGCGGGGATACTATTCTGACGCACTTGGAAAAGCCGTTCACAGTCCTCGTGCCAAGGCCGACGGATTTTTTCTCTCATGGGAAGCGCACCGGCGCACCGATGATGCCGAAGGATATCGGCATGGTGATCGCCTATACCGGTATGTCAGCCCGCGACCGCGTGCTTGATGCTGGGACGGGATCAGGGATTGCGACGATTTTTTTCGGCGGCGTTGCAAAGTCTGTGGTGACGTGCGAGGCACGCGAGGAGTTCTCCCGCATTGCGGAGGGAAACATCCGTGATGCAGGACTTACGAATGTTGAGTGCCGGGCATGTGATGTGCTCGCGGTTACGGACGGGCCGTTTGATGTGGTGCATCTGGATATGATGATTGAGCCGCAGCATGTGGAGCATGCCCACGGACTTCTCAGGACCGGCGGATACTTCGCAACCTATACGCCGTTCCTTGAGCAGACGTTCTGTGTGATGGATACGGCACGGCGGCTGTTCGGCGAGGAGTGCGTGCAGACGTTTGAGTGCATGGAGCGCGAACTGACGCGAAGCGCACGGGGAACGCGGCCTTCGACAAAAGTATCGCACACGGGTTATCTGACGATCGCCCGAAAGATCTAA
- the hisD gene encoding histidinol dehydrogenase gives MFWQPLSVESWIGMRRGSLSDVKDSVNTIIEDVRVNGDKALFSLTEKFDHQKLSSLEIPPEEIDAAYDQVSPELVQALIEAEARITQFHELQKSKTLWLEEMEPGITLGVKTTPLDRIGAYIPGGRAAYPSTVLMTTVAARVAGVPEIVVCTPPKVNPLTLVALDIAGVDEAYQLGGAQAIAAMALGTETIRPVQKIVGPGNVFVTQAKMMLREYADIDFPAGPSEIGIIADASAEPRYIAADVLAQAEHDPNAACVLVTDSKKLAAEVGEEIAVQIADAPRRDIMEKALAHSGYVIAESMEDATDLMNRIAPEHLSIQTVDALSTLSGIRHAGSIFIGPYTPVACGDYASGTNHVLPTAGYAKSYSALDVNHFMKRSQVQMVTREGLESIGDVIEALATAEGLAAHANSVRLRRE, from the coding sequence ATGTTTTGGCAGCCGCTCTCGGTTGAGTCATGGATTGGCATGCGCAGAGGCTCGTTATCTGATGTGAAGGATTCGGTAAATACGATCATCGAGGATGTCAGAGTAAACGGTGATAAGGCGCTGTTCTCTCTGACGGAAAAATTTGATCATCAGAAACTTTCCTCGCTTGAGATCCCCCCTGAAGAGATCGATGCGGCGTACGATCAGGTGTCTCCTGAGCTGGTGCAGGCGCTGATTGAGGCCGAGGCGCGGATCACGCAGTTCCATGAGCTGCAGAAGAGCAAGACGCTGTGGCTTGAGGAGATGGAGCCGGGCATCACGCTCGGAGTGAAGACGACTCCTCTGGACCGCATTGGTGCGTACATCCCTGGGGGCCGTGCTGCATATCCGTCAACTGTTCTGATGACAACTGTTGCCGCACGGGTTGCGGGTGTTCCGGAGATTGTGGTTTGCACACCGCCGAAGGTCAATCCCTTAACGCTTGTAGCTCTTGATATTGCAGGTGTTGATGAGGCGTATCAGCTTGGCGGAGCACAGGCAATTGCTGCGATGGCTCTTGGTACCGAAACCATTCGTCCGGTGCAGAAGATTGTCGGCCCCGGCAATGTGTTTGTGACGCAGGCAAAAATGATGCTTCGCGAGTACGCTGACATTGATTTTCCTGCGGGACCGAGCGAGATCGGCATCATTGCCGATGCGTCTGCTGAGCCGCGCTATATTGCAGCAGACGTTCTTGCGCAGGCCGAGCATGATCCAAACGCTGCATGCGTTCTGGTGACTGACAGCAAAAAGCTTGCCGCAGAAGTGGGCGAAGAGATTGCAGTTCAGATCGCAGATGCCCCGCGTCGTGATATTATGGAGAAAGCCCTTGCCCATTCAGGTTATGTGATCGCAGAGAGTATGGAGGATGCAACGGATCTGATGAACCGGATTGCTCCTGAGCATCTTTCGATTCAGACGGTGGACGCGCTCTCGACACTCTCCGGTATCCGTCATGCAGGCTCGATCTTCATCGGTCCGTACACACCGGTCGCCTGCGGTGATTATGCGTCCGGCACGAATCATGTGCTGCCGACCGCCGGGTATGCGAAGAGCTACTCTGCTCTTGATGTGAATCATTTCATGAAGCGGTCGCAGGTGCAGATGGTAACCCGCGAGGGACTTGAGTCGATCGGCGATGTGATTGAGGCTCTCGCTACTGCGGAGGGACTTGCGGCCCACGCGAACTCGGTGCGACTCCGACGCGAATGA